From Aegilops tauschii subsp. strangulata cultivar AL8/78 chromosome 5, Aet v6.0, whole genome shotgun sequence:
CTTGGTTTTTCGGCGTAAGATTTACCTTTGAGAAAAACTGATGGATTTCATTCATGCCGTAGGTCGTCAATTTCCTGATAAGGCAATTGATCTAATAGACGAGGCTTGCACCTCCGTCGAGAGAAAAGCAAAAGCAATTGTTGGCCCGGATCTTATCGCACAGGTAAGGGGGATGTGCTTGTCATGCCATTTTCAACTAATTTTATTGAAGATAGGAGTTAAGCCGTTAATCTCATGTTGTTATTTGAAGGTGGTAAGCCGGTGGACCGGGATCCCTTTAACTCAGCTTGATCAAGATGAGAAGGTCAAGTTAATGCACCTAGCAGACAAATTGCATGAGAGAGTAGTTGGGCAGAATGAGGCGGTCGATTTGGTTGCAGATGCCGTGTTGCGTTCTAGGGTTGGTCTTGCTCGAGGTGGCCAACCGGTAGGCTCCTTCCTCTTTCTAGGCTCAACTGGTGTTGGAAAGACAGAACTTGCGAAAGCTCTCGCCGAGCAGTTATTTGGCAGCGAGAAGATGTTGGTTCGCTTCGACATGTCAGAATATAGTTGCCCTTCTTCCGTGACGCGTCTCATTGGAGCACCGCCAAGGTTTAATCATAATACATGAGCTCTCATACATTACATTATATATACTTTCTATTTAGTTTTACTAACAGGAGTGTTCCTTTCACGGCATCGCAAAGCTATCATGGTTACCATGACGGTGGACAACTGACGGAGAAAGTCAGAAGACGCCCATACAGTGTTATTCTTTTCGATGAGGTGGAGAAGGCGGATTACTCGGTGCTGAATGTTTTCCTTCAACTACTTGATGATGGTGTGTTGACTGATGGTAAAGGCCAGAACGTAGATTTCAAAAATACAGTCATCATCATGACGTCGAATCTTGGGGCACAACACCTAACAGAAGGAAGCACGATGAAAGTTGCACATGACCTTCTCATGAAACAGGTATGTGAAACATAAATAGCCCTGTAAAATTAAGCCATTTACTGATCCCGTGTCATATGTGTTTGTTGGTGTAGGTTCGGAAATACTTCAAGCCGGAACTCCTCAACAGACTGAGCGAGGTTGTGATATTCGAGCTGCTTTCGCACCAGCAGCTGAAGGAGATAGTGAATATCCAGATGAAGGACGCCATTGCTAGAGTAGCCAGCAAGGGCATCTCTCTAGTTTTAAGGGATGCTGCATTGGATGTTATTTTGTCGGAATCATATGACCCAGTAAGTATATTGCATCTTCTTCCAGTGAATTGTACCATGCGTCTCACTCTTTGAAATAACGAACATGTTTCATGTACATATTGGGTGGTAATATATATCTAACCATATATACTTTGTGTCATGCAGATGTACGGTGCGAGGCCTATAAAGAGGTGGGTCGAGAAGAATGCAATCACGGTCATCTGCAAGATGCTGGTCAGTGGGGAAGCCGATGAAGGCTCGACGATCTCCATTGATGCCGACAACGACAACAAGGGGCTGAAGTACCAGGTGACGAAGGAGAGCGCGTCGGACTCAGTTTGAAGCAGTTTAAACGTGCAGCAATCCAGAGACTATTCAGAAGCACTCATCACATAGCATACTGCCCAGGATGActattccttttcttttcttttttgtgtgTAATATAGCTCTGGATAGCTTTGTTTCGGAAGTTGCAAGACGAAGCAGACACCATGCATGAATCTGTAGAGATGAAGGGCTCGATCTTACATGAATGAAGGGCTCAATCTCGTGATATCAAACTCAAATGCAAGTAGAGAAAGTTGTGGCAATCATGCTAACCGATCATGAGTATCTAGCCACAACAGATACCAAATAGTAGAACAATGTTTTACACATCTTTAAGAGAAATCGCAAACAGATACCACTGGGATTCTAAACTGTCAATCACACAGAGGGGCATGTTGCTGCTACTTATTCAAAATCGTCCACGAGTTAAAAATATTCCACACCAGTGATTCTCAAACCTCCGTATGGAGTGGAAATAACAGCAATACCGTAATACCACATATTAAATTCTCACAAGTATTAACTACAGGAAAAAAAAGGACGATAGCTCAGCTAGGTTCAAGAGCACGAATGCTGTCAAAACAGTTGCTTCCATCACAAGTTCTTGAACGCGGACTCGTTAGGGAGCTTAGGCGTGAGCCTCTCCAGCAAGGCCTTGTTGGAGAAGTGATCGGCGTCGACGAAGTAGAAGCTCCCATTAGCCCTGAAGGTGACGAAAGGTCGGTTGGTCTCCGCAGGCCTGATGTCAGCAAACTTGATCGTCTTCTTCAGGGGTGTAGCCAGCCACGACATTATCTCTGCCTCGAAGCTGTCTGAACCCTGTCGCCACCTCAGTTTGTGGATGTACGGGCTCACGAACCAGTGCAGGGCTGCGGTTGTGGTGGCACTGAGGAAGATCACGGTGGATGCGACACCTCCCTTGAGGATCACATTCATGTCGGGTGAAGTCATGAATGTTATGACAGGGCCTAGCGACACGGAGAGGCAGCAGGTGGACAGGGACAGAAGCTTCACTTTCTTGATGGTTGATGATATCGGTCCCTGATAAACCAGATCATCATCTTTGTCCTCCTCCCTGATCTGCTTGGATTTGGGCCCAATGCTTATCTTGCCGCCACTGGGGTCAGTTTCTTTAACAGCGGTGGCTTGAGAAGCCCATCTTGTCTGGCTGTACAGAGAAGCCATTGAGCCAAAACTGTTCCCTTTTGCAAGAGGATTAGGCTTGCATGTTGAGAAATGCCTCCATGTTGCAGATCCAGGAACCTGAAAATCTGGCAAAGCAAAGGGCAATGAGCTATTTATGTATGGTTCCAGCGATACGTGCAAGACAGTACAAGATTTACTTTGGTTATCCAACAGATACACGTTGACACAGAAAACCTGTCATAGCTACACAGTTTTTATCTTCAATTCAGGACGCTACACATTTCAACGCAATGCATAAGGGGAAATGGCGCATGCCGGAATTTCAAGAcattcacacacacacacacacacacattccAACAAGGAAACAAGCACTTGAAAACAGTAGAACATTTACTAGCTGTTGCCAAAATGCAACTATGTAATAATGAAACAAGACAAGAGGCGCTGCTGGTGAGGGCCTCAATTTGGAATACTACTGGAAGATAATAAAAAATATGTGAAAGTGGAGCATTACTCTACAGAAAGATAATACAATGTAAAAAAAGTGCAACTCTATCTACAACGGATGGCAATGGACAGTCCTTAACAATTTGCTACTACCTCTATgccaaaatataagacgttttttttAGGTTAAACTAGCAtaaaaaacatcttatattttgaTATAGAGGGAGTACCTCTCAAATTCTCAGGTTATACACAACACTGTGTCACATAATGCAGCAATCAGTGAGATAACATCAGCAGTTGAGAAACAGTGCTCCTACTACCTAATCTAACAAGGAAATCTATTACCACACAGCAGAACCATATCATCTGCTCTGAAACCCTCATTATATTCCGTCAGCACAGTCAAAGACAACGCCATACATGTCATGATGATAGACCAGTCAAAAGGGGAAACTGCACGTTATCCATGCGCCGCGATTCGGGGCACATTCAGACACATAACTGCAGCATTCACATACAAATGGTGCTCTTGTTCACCATCTGATTTTGTCAAAACACTATCACACGATGCGAGCAAATAGGTGGTTCTGCTTGTGCACACAATTTGTAAAGAATAGTAGGATACTATTATTAGCTTGCAAATGATCTTATACTATGGGGCGATGGGAGTACTAGTAGATTACAAATTTCCTTACGAAGTTAAGAGCACGAAACCAGATTAAGCAGAACAACATCAATGTGGGGGGACAAGGCGCAGCTCTGGCTAAAATGATGAACCAGGGGGAAGGCTCCTAACCATTTCAGACCAACACCAACAAATAACAATTTGTCATCAATCAATTGGCCAGATAACACGAGCAGCTCAGCGCCCACTGGTGAGAATCACTAATTGTAACACCTAATCAAACTAGGGGACTAACCACTAGGCAGCAGAATCGCATCACATGCCTCACCAAATCGTCTCAGCTCGAAGCTACACGGCACCGCGCGGATCAAATCTAGCCATTGCTACACCGGGGACGGCCATGGGGACAGGAGAAAGGAGGAACCTGAGAAGGCGCGCGGGGGCGCACCGGAGGCGGCGGGTCCCGCGGAGCAGTGGCGGAGGAGGATCCCCCGGAGGGAGGACGCCGACGCGGATCGCAGCCTCGCCGTCGCCATGGGGAGAATTAGCTAGGGTTTTCGGGGCGGGCGAGAAGAGTGGTGGGGAGGAGCAGCAGGGGAAGGAGAATGAGAATGACGATGCTCCGGCCGGGCCTGGGCTTAACTGAGCATAACTATGGGCTGTGAACTGGGCCGATAGCAGGCCAAGTCTGAGAGAAGGCCTAGCACGACAAGAAGCCGGTTCCTTACCTAGTTGGACTTTCGTTTTCTTCCGCTCGCCGCCTCTATCTCTCGCACCCACCCGGATCtcctcgccgcgccgcgccggaaccctagccgccgccggtGAGATCCCGCGTCCTCAGCCTAGCTACCAACTTCAAATCCAAGCCTTCTCCAGCCGCTCCCCCTTCCTAACCCTGCTCGCTTGCCAGGTTCCGCCTCGCAGGGCCGGGCCGAGCCGAGCGGCCGGGATGAGCAGCCACCGCAAGAACTTCCGCCGCCGCGcggacgacggcgacgacgggggcAAGGCCGAGGACGCCGGCCCCGCGACCAGGCCCGCCGCCAAGGCCCAGCCCCCTCCCAAGCCCAGGCCGCAGGGCGCGAGCCGCCTCAGCTTcgccgacgacgaggacgaggacgacgccGAGGAGGGGCCCTTCGCGCAGCAGCAACGGAGCCGCCGCCCGTCCGCCTCGGTGCGCCAGGCGCGCACGGCCTCCCCGGCCACCGCGGCCCTCCACCGCGTCACGCCCGCCAGGGACCGGGTGAGGAGCTCGCCGGCCGTCGCCGCTCCCGCGCCCAAGCCGTCCAACTTCCAGAGCCATGCTGGCGAGTACACCCCCGAGCGCCTCCGGGAGCTCCAGAAGAACGCCCGCCCGCTCCCTGGGAGCCTCATGCGtgctcccgcgccgccgcctccccctcctcctgCAGCCGAGTCCCGGCACCAGCGGCCTGCTGGAGCTGCGGCCAGCACCTCGTCTGCTCCTGCCGCTGCCGGTAAAGCAGTTCCAGCGGAGCCCGTGGTTGTTCTCAAAGGTCTGGTGAAACCTATGGCACAGGCCAGCATAGGACCATCACCAAGACCGTTGCCGAACGAGGTTCAAGATAATGATTCTGAAGAGGAGGCGGAGGATGACGGAGAAGATGAGGAGAAAGGGCCACTGATACCTGATAAGGCGACGATTGAGGCCATCCGGGCAAAGCGGCAGCAGCTGCAACAGCCGAGGCATGCGGCGCCCGATTTCATCTCCCTTGATGGTGGCGGTGTGCTCAGCAGCAGGAGGGATGCGGCTGGCGGGTCCAGTGATGAAGACGACAACGAGATGGAGGGTAGGATTGCAATGTACTCTCAGAAGACGAGTGATGGCCAGAGGAGCTCAAAAGGAGTGTTTCAGGGGATCAACAATAGGGGCCCTGCTGCCAGTTTGGGTGCTATGAAAGATAGGTTTATGGAGGTTGAGGATGATGAGGTTGAtgatgaagaggaggaagaaaggaagTGGGAGGAGGCGCAGGTTAAAAAGGCGCTTGGTAATAGGATGGACGATTCTTCTGCTCAGAGAGCAACCAACGGGGTTCCGGCTTCGAGGCAGCAGGTTCAGCCGCAGCCGTCTGGGTACTCGGGGGGTCCTCATTATCAGCCCTCCTTTAGCGGGGTTGTGCCTGGGGCATCTGTTTTTGCATCGGGTAGTGCAGAGTTCTTGTCCATCTCTCAACAAGCTGATGTAGCAAGCAAAGCCCTGCAGGAGAACATCAGAAAGCTCAAGGAAAGCCACAAGACAACAGTTGATTCTTTAGCGAGGACCGACACACATCTTAATGAAGCCCTTTCAGAGATTTCCAGCCTGGAGGGTGGCTTGCAGGATGCAGAGAAGAAGTTTGTGTATATGCAGGAGCTCCGCAACTATATTTCTGTCATGTGTGATTTCTTGAATGATAAGGCATTCTTTATAGAGGAGCTGGAGGAGCACATGCAGAAATTGCATGAAAATCGGGCACTGGCTGTTTCTGAGAGGCGGGCTGCCGACTTTGCTGATGAATCAGGTGTGATTGAAGCTGCGGTGAGTGCAGCAATATCTGTTCTTAGCAAAGGACCGAGCTCAGCTAATCTGTCTGCTGCATCGCATGCTGCACAAGCAGCAGCAACTGCTGCCAGGGAAAGCGCTAACCTACCACCGGAGCTGGATGAGTTTGGCAGAGATATCAATCTCCAGAAGCGTATGGATCTTAAGCGCAGGGAAGAGAACAGGAGGCAAAGAAAAGCTCGGTCCGAATCCAAAAGATTGTCTTCTGCACGAAAGAGTGCTACTGAGCACATTGAAGGTGAGCTAAGCACTGATGAGAGTGACACCGACACCAGTGCTTATCTGTCCAGCCGTGATGAGTTGCTCAAGACTGCTGATGCTGTATTCAGTGATGCTGCAGAGGAATACTCGAGCCTTACAATTGTCAAGGACAAGTTTGAAGGCTGGAAAACACAATATCCTTTGGCCTACCGAGATGCTCATGTGTCACTAAGTGTGCCATCTGTGTTTACCCCGTATGTGAGGCTGGA
This genomic window contains:
- the LOC109759378 gene encoding chaperone protein ClpB1-like — its product is MASSSRTSTAQAYDPLLGTNMSPPSSSSTSTSTVLADEVSTMCSQILAEMKGMIAVGAAAAVCFGAWRYYTYHTCLGTYGRDMTAAAGKGDPVVGRDDEIDRVIRILCRRSKNCVALVGAAGVGKTAIAEGLAQRIAAGKVPKQLKGTRLVELDLGAMVAGTQWRGMFEERMKAVIRRTEASRGKIILFIDEMHTLVGAGDYQRRNDAANMLKPALARGRIRCIGATTFDEYRKHIEKDTALERRFQKVHVEQLTTQATVAILQGIRRRYQKHYGLEIQDAAVDAAVHLADRYITGRQFPDKAIDLIDEACTSVERKAKAIVGPDLIAQVVSRWTGIPLTQLDQDEKVKLMHLADKLHERVVGQNEAVDLVADAVLRSRVGLARGGQPVGSFLFLGSTGVGKTELAKALAEQLFGSEKMLVRFDMSEYSCPSSVTRLIGAPPSYHGYHDGGQLTEKVRRRPYSVILFDEVEKADYSVLNVFLQLLDDGVLTDGKGQNVDFKNTVIIMTSNLGAQHLTEGSTMKVAHDLLMKQVRKYFKPELLNRLSEVVIFELLSHQQLKEIVNIQMKDAIARVASKGISLVLRDAALDVILSESYDPMYGARPIKRWVEKNAITVICKMLVSGEADEGSTISIDADNDNKGLKYQVTKESASDSV
- the LOC109759384 gene encoding uncharacterized protein, which gives rise to MATARLRSASASSLRGILLRHCSAGPAASGAPPRAFSDFQVPGSATWRHFSTCKPNPLAKGNSFGSMASLYSQTRWASQATAVKETDPSGGKISIGPKSKQIREEDKDDDLVYQGPISSTIKKVKLLSLSTCCLSVSLGPVITFMTSPDMNVILKGGVASTVIFLSATTTAALHWFVSPYIHKLRWRQGSDSFEAEIMSWLATPLKKTIKFADIRPAETNRPFVTFRANGSFYFVDADHFSNKALLERLTPKLPNESAFKNL
- the LOC109759379 gene encoding transcriptional repressor ILP1; its protein translation is MSSHRKNFRRRADDGDDGGKAEDAGPATRPAAKAQPPPKPRPQGASRLSFADDEDEDDAEEGPFAQQQRSRRPSASVRQARTASPATAALHRVTPARDRVRSSPAVAAPAPKPSNFQSHAGEYTPERLRELQKNARPLPGSLMRAPAPPPPPPPAAESRHQRPAGAAASTSSAPAAAGKAVPAEPVVVLKGLVKPMAQASIGPSPRPLPNEVQDNDSEEEAEDDGEDEEKGPLIPDKATIEAIRAKRQQLQQPRHAAPDFISLDGGGVLSSRRDAAGGSSDEDDNEMEGRIAMYSQKTSDGQRSSKGVFQGINNRGPAASLGAMKDRFMEVEDDEVDDEEEEERKWEEAQVKKALGNRMDDSSAQRATNGVPASRQQVQPQPSGYSGGPHYQPSFSGVVPGASVFASGSAEFLSISQQADVASKALQENIRKLKESHKTTVDSLARTDTHLNEALSEISSLEGGLQDAEKKFVYMQELRNYISVMCDFLNDKAFFIEELEEHMQKLHENRALAVSERRAADFADESGVIEAAVSAAISVLSKGPSSANLSAASHAAQAAATAARESANLPPELDEFGRDINLQKRMDLKRREENRRQRKARSESKRLSSARKSATEHIEGELSTDESDTDTSAYLSSRDELLKTADAVFSDAAEEYSSLTIVKDKFEGWKTQYPLAYRDAHVSLSVPSVFTPYVRLELLNWDPLHETTSFFDMQWTNVLVGYGVQDEDSADPNDLDLNLIQVLAEKVALPVLHHRIKHCWDILSTQRTQHAVDATFMVINYVPVTSKALHQLLATVCSRLTEAIADVSVPAWGSMLTRAVPGAAEYAAYRFGVATRLLKNVCLWKKVLAVDALEKLALDELLIGKILPHMKSIILEVHDAITRAERIAASLSGVWSSPNKKLQPFTDLVLELSNKLKSRHISGVSEEEIRGLARRLKNILVALNEYDKARNILKTFQIREAL